GATTTGGCAGACTCGACACGCGTCTGCGGCGTTCCTGTTCAGGCATGGACCAAACTACATCCAGCCCCACGGCTGTCAACGCTCAATTTCCGCTGACTGCTGCCCGCCGACCACCTTCTATCCCTCAAGGTCCTCACTCCTGACCCCTCACATCTGCAACCTGCTATCCGCTAACGTCTGGTTCAGCATCTCAACTACCGCGGCCTCCACCTTCTCCAGGGTCTTCGGGTCCAACCCTCTCACAGTCCACTTGTGCCTCAGGATTTCAAGCTCTGAGGCCAACGCGTGACTTGGAACCTTCCTCCACCTGCCATACACCTCACGTCCGAAATCCAGATACCAGACCCACACTAACATCGGAGCACCGTCGGTGGCCTGCCGAACCGTTGCCTCAACAAGACGTAGCAACTCAGCCTGTTTACGATACTTAGCCAGCATTACTCCGCCCAGGTCATCCAACACATCCGAAACAAGCTTCGGGTTCATCCGGCATGCATAGTTCGCCGAGTCATTCTCGAACTGCTTTGGCTTCTTTGTGTCTTTCATGTTTCTCCTTTACTGTTCGATAAGTGAGATGCACGGACCCCAAGAAATGTGACATTTTGCCATCCCCGGGGTGGCTTGGCACACTCCCTGCCCTGCGGTCTGCCCTGCTCCGTGCCTCGTCCTTTGCCAAGCCGCCTATTCTGCCGCCTGGGCCGCTGCGTGTATCATTGCCCGACCCGCTTCCTGCCTTGCGGTCTGACTGACGGTTCGCCCTGCTGCCTATCCATCGGCCTGCCTTGCGCCTTGGTCTGCTGCCTGCCCCGCAGTCCAGCTTGCCGCTTGGCCTACGGTCTGACCTGCGCTCTGCCTTTCGGTCTGTGCCGCCACCTGCCTCGCGGCCTGGCCTACTCCCTACCTTGGCGTCTGGCTCGCCGCCGGTACTGCTGCCTGTCTTACGGTGCCACCCGTACTTCCTCTTAGTGGTCTCGACTTCATCCACTCAGCTCAACTGAACTATCTCCGCGTGTCTTGCAACCGGCTCTCGATTTGCTCTCCCTCTCCTTGACTTCGCGCTCGAAATCGGCTATAAGTCCGCAATGCGAGTAAGTGGGCAAGTTCAGACGGGCCGGCCTCAAGCCGCAGAGCCCAGAAATAATCCCAGGGCAGGTGGGACAGCGAAACGATATGCAGAACAAGCAGAAACAAGAGGGTACTGAGCAAAACGTAACGCAGCCACAAACGAGGTCTTGTCAAATTCTGTGGAAATAGATTCGGCGGTGTAGTAATAGCTCATGCTAGTTTGACCTCGACTCCGTCATGGTACTTGGCTCCAGCAACGACTGCCGCAACCAGGTGCGGCGCACTGAGCCGGAACCAGCGTGTCTCCTGCTCGAGCAGAAGCCTGTATACCAGTCCCAGCGCTGACCAGTAGCGCATCAGCCGCTTCGCCCGCTTCACCCGGCTCTTCACCGGTGCAAACGCCGACTCAACCGGGTTGGTCGTCTTTAGGTGCCGCCAGTGCTCCTTGGGGAAGTCGAAGTAGCTCAGAAGGTCATCCTGCTTCTCCAACAGACACTTCACTGCTGGCGGATGTAACCGATAGTGGTCGGCAAAGTACACAATCCAGCTCACCGCCTCAGCTTTGCTACCAGCCTCATAGATCCGCACCAGGTCCTTGTGCGCCTGCTGCTGCCTGGCCTTCGGCAGTTTGTCGAGCACGTTACGAATCATGTGTACCCAGCACCGCTGACGCCGGGCCTCAGGAAACGCCTCCCCAAACGCTCGCCAGAACCCGGGAATACCATCCGCCACCGCCAGCCCAACCCATTTGACCCCACGCCGTACCAAGTCGCGTAACACTTCCAGCCATTGCTCGTAACTCTCCCGCTGCCCAGGTATCATCGCCAGTATCCGCTTCCTGCCCTCCGCATCTGCACCCATCACTACCAAAAGCGCCAGTTTCTCTTTGTTCTGGCCCACCTTGATGTAGATACCGTCGGCCCAGATATAGGCGTAGTGAGAAGCCAAAGGCTCATTCCGCCAAGCCTCGTAGTCCAGATACCACCGTTGTTTCAAGCGGGCAATGGTGGACGGACTCAATGCTGCTCCGACACCTAACAGGCACTCCAGCGCCGCCTCGAAGTCACCGGTCGAGATGCCATACAGGTAGAGCTGAGGTAGGGTAGCCAGGACCGCAGAGCTGCTTCTTTGATAGCGCGGCAATAGACCCGACTCAAAGGGCTCGGCGTTATCCGCCACCCTGGGCAATCGGACCCGAACACTGCCGCTGCCAAGATGGACCTGCCGCGGCTCGCCATGGCCGTTGCGATAACCTCGGAACTGCTCGTCACTTACCCGCTCGTACCTGGCGCGCTCCAGAAACGTCTCCCGTTCTTCATCCAGCGCATCCTGTAGCTTCTCCTGGGCGCCTTCTAGTGCTTTCTTATCCAACAGGCTGGCCGAGTCTTGGCGCAGCTTGTGTCTCAGCCGGCGCATTGCCCGTTGCTCCTTGCGTTCCCGCCTTCTTCTTGCATTATCCTGCTCTTTCTGATACTCTGACATAGCGGTGTCTCCTTTCTCGGGCTTCCGCCCGGTCTTACTACATACACATAGAATTGTAGACACCGCTTCATCTTTTTTCCACAGCTTTCGATAGTATCTCCACGCATTCGCTGCCTTTAGCTGAATGACCGGTGGAATCTAGATGTGCCCCTTTTTCCGCCGGCTACAGGGCCAGTTTGGCGCCAAAGTTCTAGTCCGAATCCGGTGGCTCGATCCCGTGCGGCCTGTCGCACCGGCCGCGGTGCTGCCGAAGCATACCGGGCTGGAACACGCGCGGCCAACCTCCTGCAAACCGACCTCGGCCACGCGCAAGCATTTTGCGCACCTTGCTCTGCTGGTCCGGGGTAAGAATGTTGTAAACGTCAATCTGGTGCATGACCCTGGCTACCTCAAGCCGGGTCCGCACCTCGGCAATCTCTTTGACCTTGGCCACGATTGACTTGGTATCGAGCTTATCAGCACGCCAGAGCGCAGCCAGCTCCATTTCCTTGATACGAATGTCCGTCCCCAGCGGCATTGTCTCCTTAAGAAACGACATCTGGAGCTTGTCCAGTTTCTCATGCTGTTCCGGACTGAGGTCAAGACCGGCAAGCCCTGGTATCGGTGGCGGTGCCTGTTCAAGCAAACCGTGTTCCGGTTCGGCCAGCATCGGCGCAGGCACAGGCGCCATCGGCTGTGCCCATAGCACGGCAGCCGATCCGAGTACAATGAGAGCAGTCCACTTCGGTGTTTTCACGTTTCTCTCCTTTCTCAATTCTAACTTATGCGTTCTGAGTTTTCTGTCTGCCACTTATCGCCCTTGTCTCGGAGGCGGCTCAGGTGGTGGCTCGATTCCCGGTGGGCCGGGAATCGGTTCAGGTGGGGGCATTCGCCGGCCGCGGAAATGCCCGCGACGCGGCTTGGGCCCATGCGGGCTTTCCCACATCTCGCGCAGCCGACGCTGGATTCTCTCTCTGGTCCTGGCCGGGTACATGGACTCAATTGTGCGCGTCGTCACGAACACCAGCCGGTTCATCTCCTTGTGCGTGTTGGCAATGATGCCAAGCAGTCGCTCGACCTCAAGTGAGTCCGGCCGATCCTGAAATCCCAGCTCGCCGAGCTGCCTTCTTGCATTCCAATACACCTGACGCAGCGAGTCCATCCTGGGCTCGGTCTCCCTGAACAGCGATGTCAACCTTCCCTTGGCCCGTTTCTCAAGATGGCGAAAGAACATCTGCTCGCGCCTCCAGTCCATGTACCGGCGATATGCGAAAGCGCCAAGTGCGGCTGCGTTCAGCGCAAGCGACGCTGCCAGGACCACAACCGTCCATCTGCTCTTCATCGTTCCTCCACCGCTGTCTGATAGACATCGTACAGTGATGGTTCGGAATTGACGGCAAGCACGCTCTCGGTGTATCCGTTGCGGCTACCCGCAAACTCCCGGCCAAGAATAGCGCCACACCAGGCTCCGACTGCTGCAAGCAGCACCGCGGCTGCGACCGGAATCGCCCTGGCCCAGAACGGACGCGACACCTTCACCTCAGCCCTTATCTCAGCCATCGTCCGAGCCACAAGATACGGTGGTGGTTCCGGCGAATCAGCCAAGCGCAGCAACTCAGCATCGGCCTGCAAGGCTTCCAGCTCAGCCCGGCACGCGGCGCAATCAGCCAGGTGCTGTTCAATCATCACCTTCTCCGACTGCCCGAGGTCCTGGTCAATTAACCTCGAAAGCGCCCTTCGCACCTTATTGCACTTCATCTTGTTCTCCTTCTTAGACACGAAACTGTCCCAGTTCCTGCGGCGTTCACACCAACCCTTTCTTGTGCGCCGGCTCCAGGAACTTGCGCAGATTTTGCCTTGCCCGGAACAGAAGTGAATCCACTGCCCGTACCGTCTTGCCCATCGCGCGGGCAATTTCACTGTAACTCATGTCTTCGTAGGTACAGAGCACCAAAGCAGACCGCTGGTCTGCTGGGAGCTGATTCAGGGCTGCCTGCACCAGTTGCTCGCGCTGCCTTCGACGGAAAGTTTCGTCCGGCTCCTCGGACTCAGGCCCGGGCAGCGATTCCGGGATTTCCGCGGTCGGTTTCGTACGTTGCAGTCGGTTTATCGCCAGGTTAGTCCCGATTCGGAACAGCCAGGTCTTGAAACTCGACCGACCCTGGAACCCCTTGATGCTCTGCCATGCCCGCACCAGTGCGGCCTGCGCCATTTCCTCGGCTTCATCCCGGTTACCGCACATCCGATACAAGTATGAGAAAAGCGGTCGCTGGTACCGCCGCACCAGCTCCTCAAAAGCGACGAGGTCCGCGGCCTGGGCCCGACGAACCAGGTCTAAGTCCTGTTCAGAGACTGGTATCTTTACCATTCGGCATCCGGCCTGGCCGTGCGGTCATTAGGGATAGACCCCAAGACCTGGCCATCCCTGCGGCGGCACGGTTAGGCGGTGCACAACCGGCAAAGGCCGGCAGACTTCCTATACTCGTGGCCCATCGGTGTTCTTGATCACACTGCGGCCCTGCCGACCTGGATTAGCACAAGCGCGATGACCGCAAGTCCGATTCCAAACCAGCTTCGCAGTCCGACCCGCTCGCGCCAAACAAACACGCCTGCAAACGCCATTAGCGCAACTTCGCCCGCCGCGATTACCGGGTACACCACGATGCCGGGCAGTACGGTCAGAGCCAGAACCAGAAACAGGTAGTTACCGAGATTGGCAACGCCGAGCAATGCACCATGGACTAGGGACTTCTGGTCAACCCTGGCCCGCTGCGCGTAATAGACAATGGTTGTGACCGCGAATGCCGCAACGAATATCACGGTCTGGAACGGCAGGTTCTCCTCTGACGGCAACTCCTTGCGGAATATCTGAGCTGGCAGCATCACAAGCCCGTCCACAACAAACAGACCCAGAAGCCACAGCCAGGCCGGGGCCACGGAAAACCGGGACTGTCCCTGATGGCGGTGTCCGACAACGGGAACTGTCCCGGGCTTTACCTCTGTACCGACAGATTCGCCCTTAGCTCCGTTTCTTGAAGTCCTTATATCCTTACGTTCAGCTCGTTCTGACTCTTGCGCCCTTCGCACGTCAGACAGCACAAGTCCTAGGGACATTAGTGCTACTGCGCTGCCTACCAGCTCAAGACTTGTTGGTCGCTCGCGCCAGACTAGGATAGACGCCAGCACTGGCAGTATGATGGCGAGCCTCATCGCAACGACTGATAGCGCAAGACCCGCAACCTCAATCGCTTTCGCCCAGAATACGAGCCCGGCTACGAACACGACACCGGTACCGACCGCGAGAAGTGCAGTCGGCCGGGAAATGTGAGTCTGGTTCGTAGCCAGGGCGCAGGCAAAGGCGAGCACTGCAGCAACTGCGTAATTTACGCGGACTACAGGCAGCCGGGCGATGCCTTTTCCATCCGCTCGCTTGAGCACAAGCCCCATTCCGACTGCAGAAGCGACTTTGAGCAACAGGAAATGCACGCCGAAGTATGCACTAGGAAAGAAAGCGGTCAATAACAAAGGTGAGCAGAAGAAAAAGTAGCCGGCAGGTCTTAACCTTGGCAGAATCTTCGATTACGTCGCTTTCCCCTTGCCCTCATCAATGCTTCGTCCGCTCTCCTTGACTTTGTGCGTCGCCGTGATATGTTGCGCCGGTGAAGCGACTAACCTCTCTTGCCGATGCCGCCCGGTTCCATGGTCACCTCGGTCCCTGGCTTGTTCTCGGACTGCGGGCCGGAAGGCATGCTGCTGATAAACTCAAGGTGAAGCCGTTTGAACTCCAGGCCCGCGTGTTCTGTCCGTCTGGTACGCCGTACACATGCTTGCTGGACGGCGTCCAGCTTGGTTCCGGCTGCACAATGGGCAAGGGCAACATCAGGCACATCCGCAGCCGCCGTGTCCGCATAGTATTCCAGCGCCAGGCCAGACCTGGCTCACTACTCTTGGAACTTCGACCTGAGGTCTGGACCGAGCTTCATCTGTGCGCAACTCGGCACCGCGTCGCCGCCATCGCCCACTCGCTTTTCCGCCGACCATTCCCGGCCCTGTTTCTTGAACGTCCGGGAACCTGAAACCATCGGCTGTCAGCCGAGTCTAACAGGTGTGACAAGAAAAGGAGGTGACAAATATGGCGAAGCAGATTGCAACGTGGAATCCGTTCCGCGATATAACCTCGCTGCGCGACGAGATGGACCGGCTTTTCGACTCGATGCTCGGCCGCTACCCGGTAGAAAGGCCTGAACCTTTCTGGTCGCCTGCCATTGATGTCGAAGAAAACAAAGACAACATCATTGTCCGGGCTGAACTGCCGGGCATGAAGAAAGACGACATCAAAGTCGGTATCACCGGCGACCAGCTTACAATTTCAGGTGAACGCCGGCACGAGGCCGAGGAAAAGGGCAAGACCTTCCATCGCATCGAGCGCTGCTACGGAAGGTTCCAGCGGTCGCTCATCCTGCCGGCTGACAT
This window of the candidate division WOR-3 bacterium genome carries:
- a CDS encoding sigma-70 family RNA polymerase sigma factor — protein: MVKIPVSEQDLDLVRRAQAADLVAFEELVRRYQRPLFSYLYRMCGNRDEAEEMAQAALVRAWQSIKGFQGRSSFKTWLFRIGTNLAINRLQRTKPTAEIPESLPGPESEEPDETFRRRQREQLVQAALNQLPADQRSALVLCTYEDMSYSEIARAMGKTVRAVDSLLFRARQNLRKFLEPAHKKGLV
- a CDS encoding formylmethanofuran dehydrogenase subunit E family protein — encoded protein: MKRLTSLADAARFHGHLGPWLVLGLRAGRHAADKLKVKPFELQARVFCPSGTPYTCLLDGVQLGSGCTMGKGNIRHIRSRRVRIVFQRQARPGSLLLELRPEVWTELHLCATRHRVAAIAHSLFRRPFPALFLERPGT
- a CDS encoding zf-HC2 domain-containing protein, translating into MKCNKVRRALSRLIDQDLGQSEKVMIEQHLADCAACRAELEALQADAELLRLADSPEPPPYLVARTMAEIRAEVKVSRPFWARAIPVAAAVLLAAVGAWCGAILGREFAGSRNGYTESVLAVNSEPSLYDVYQTAVEER
- a CDS encoding Hsp20/alpha crystallin family protein; this translates as MAKQIATWNPFRDITSLRDEMDRLFDSMLGRYPVERPEPFWSPAIDVEENKDNIIVRAELPGMKKDDIKVGITGDQLTISGERRHEAEEKGKTFHRIERCYGRFQRSLILPADIQADKAKASYKDGILELTLPKSEKAKVREITIQTE
- a CDS encoding Spy/CpxP family protein refolding chaperone; this encodes MKTPKWTALIVLGSAAVLWAQPMAPVPAPMLAEPEHGLLEQAPPPIPGLAGLDLSPEQHEKLDKLQMSFLKETMPLGTDIRIKEMELAALWRADKLDTKSIVAKVKEIAEVRTRLEVARVMHQIDVYNILTPDQQSKVRKMLARGRGRFAGGWPRVFQPGMLRQHRGRCDRPHGIEPPDSD
- a CDS encoding IS256 family transposase yields the protein MSEYQKEQDNARRRRERKEQRAMRRLRHKLRQDSASLLDKKALEGAQEKLQDALDEERETFLERARYERVSDEQFRGYRNGHGEPRQVHLGSGSVRVRLPRVADNAEPFESGLLPRYQRSSSAVLATLPQLYLYGISTGDFEAALECLLGVGAALSPSTIARLKQRWYLDYEAWRNEPLASHYAYIWADGIYIKVGQNKEKLALLVVMGADAEGRKRILAMIPGQRESYEQWLEVLRDLVRRGVKWVGLAVADGIPGFWRAFGEAFPEARRQRCWVHMIRNVLDKLPKARQQQAHKDLVRIYEAGSKAEAVSWIVYFADHYRLHPPAVKCLLEKQDDLLSYFDFPKEHWRHLKTTNPVESAFAPVKSRVKRAKRLMRYWSALGLVYRLLLEQETRWFRLSAPHLVAAVVAGAKYHDGVEVKLA